The Oscillospiraceae bacterium genome contains a region encoding:
- a CDS encoding aldolase: MDIRTIKEQICDVCHKMWQLGWVAANDGNVSAKLEDGTFLATPTGMSKSFITPEKLIRIDARGNVLEAAEGLRPSSEIKMHLRCYEKRDDVWSVIHAHPPGATGFAVAHRSMDMYNMIEDVAAIGSVPLTPYGTPSTSEVPDAIEPYLEEHDVMLLENHGALAVGGDVVTAFYRMESLELWAKITINAVILGGSYDISRENIDKLIDLRGFYRVTGRHPGYKKYPRREKGAPTDT; the protein is encoded by the coding sequence ATGGATATTCGGACGATCAAGGAGCAGATTTGCGATGTCTGCCACAAGATGTGGCAGCTTGGCTGGGTAGCGGCCAACGACGGCAACGTGAGCGCGAAACTGGAGGACGGAACGTTTCTGGCGACGCCCACGGGCATGAGCAAGAGCTTCATCACACCGGAAAAGCTCATCCGCATCGACGCACGGGGCAATGTACTGGAGGCGGCCGAAGGGCTGCGCCCGTCCAGCGAGATCAAAATGCATCTGCGCTGCTATGAAAAGCGGGATGACGTGTGGAGCGTCATCCACGCGCACCCGCCCGGGGCCACGGGCTTTGCCGTTGCGCACCGCAGCATGGACATGTACAACATGATCGAGGACGTGGCGGCCATCGGCAGCGTGCCGCTGACACCCTACGGCACGCCCAGCACAAGCGAGGTGCCGGACGCCATCGAGCCGTATCTGGAGGAGCACGATGTGATGCTGCTGGAAAATCACGGCGCGCTGGCCGTGGGCGGTGACGTGGTGACGGCGTTCTACCGTATGGAAAGCCTGGAGCTTTGGGCCAAGATCACCATCAACGCGGTCATTCTGGGCGGCAGCTATGACATCAGCCGGGAAAACATCGATAAGCTGATCGATCTGCGCGGCTTTTACCGGGTGACGGGCCGCCATCCGGGCTACAAAAAATATCCGCGCCGTGAAAAAGGTGCGCCCACGGATACCTGA
- a CDS encoding carbohydrate kinase, whose product MSGKTTVLAFDFGASSGRAVKAVYDGAALSYEEVHRFENCPREKDGRLRWDFSALMDEVRTGLGKAGAVDSIGFDTWGVDFGLLGKNGTLLEDPVHYRDGRTAGMVEQALRTMDARTLYGATGNQIMAINTLFQLLAVKEQAPEVWRRAKRLLFMPDLFIHALCGAQVCERTIASTSQMQDARTGAWDRDVLAAYRIPERLFAPSVPSGTVVGALENGAKVVAVAGHDTQCAVAALPTQARDTAFLSCGTWSLLGCELDAPVLTEESMRLGLSNELGANGRVNYLKNIIGLWLIQESRRAWRRQGREYSYAELESLALEAAPLRCFIDPDDPAFTPPGDIPARVREYCAATGQYVPQTVGEVMRCIYESLALKYRFALGQLEAATGRRFAALHVLGGGAKDGLLCRMTADATGLRTAAGPVEATALGNILIQLVALGMLPSIDAGRRLIAKTERVTEYLPGDTAAWDAAHVRYEDLLRRGGKTEK is encoded by the coding sequence ATGAGCGGAAAAACAACTGTCCTTGCCTTTGATTTCGGAGCTTCCAGCGGCCGAGCCGTCAAAGCGGTGTACGACGGTGCGGCGCTTTCTTACGAAGAGGTGCACCGTTTTGAGAATTGCCCACGGGAAAAGGACGGACGCCTGCGCTGGGACTTTTCCGCACTGATGGATGAGGTGCGCACAGGGCTGGGAAAGGCGGGCGCGGTCGACAGCATCGGCTTCGATACCTGGGGTGTGGATTTTGGTCTGCTGGGCAAAAACGGAACATTGCTGGAAGACCCGGTGCACTACCGCGACGGCCGCACTGCCGGAATGGTGGAGCAGGCGTTGCGTACAATGGACGCCCGGACGCTCTATGGGGCAACGGGCAATCAGATCATGGCCATCAACACACTGTTCCAGCTGCTGGCCGTAAAAGAGCAGGCGCCGGAGGTGTGGCGCAGGGCGAAGCGGCTGCTGTTTATGCCGGACCTGTTCATCCATGCACTGTGCGGGGCGCAGGTGTGCGAGAGGACGATTGCCTCCACAAGCCAGATGCAGGACGCGCGCACCGGCGCATGGGACAGGGACGTGCTGGCCGCGTACCGTATTCCGGAAAGGCTGTTCGCGCCGTCCGTACCCAGCGGCACCGTGGTGGGTGCGCTTGAGAACGGCGCGAAGGTGGTGGCGGTGGCGGGCCATGATACCCAGTGCGCGGTGGCGGCATTGCCCACACAGGCGCGGGACACTGCGTTCCTTTCCTGTGGGACATGGAGCCTGCTGGGGTGCGAGCTGGACGCGCCGGTGCTCACGGAAGAGAGCATGCGGCTGGGCCTTTCCAACGAACTGGGGGCCAATGGCCGCGTGAACTATCTGAAGAACATCATCGGCCTGTGGCTCATCCAGGAGAGCCGCCGGGCGTGGCGGCGGCAGGGGCGGGAGTATTCCTATGCGGAGCTGGAGAGCCTTGCGCTCGAGGCCGCGCCGCTGCGCTGCTTCATCGACCCGGACGATCCGGCGTTTACGCCGCCGGGAGATATCCCGGCCCGCGTGCGGGAATACTGCGCGGCCACAGGGCAGTATGTACCGCAAACCGTGGGAGAGGTGATGCGCTGCATCTACGAAAGTTTGGCACTCAAATACCGGTTTGCGCTGGGCCAGCTGGAGGCGGCAACGGGCAGGCGCTTTGCGGCGCTGCACGTTCTGGGCGGCGGCGCAAAAGACGGCCTTTTGTGCCGCATGACAGCGGACGCTACGGGCCTGCGCACAGCAGCCGGCCCGGTGGAGGCCACGGCTTTGGGCAATATCCTCATCCAGCTTGTGGCGTTGGGCATGCTGCCGTCCATTGATGCGGGACGGCGGCTCATTGCAAAAACAGAACGTGTGACGGAATATCTGCCCGGAGACACGGCCGCATGGGACGCGGCCCATGTACGGTATGAGGACCTGCTGCGGCGCGGCGGGAAAACAGAAAAATAA
- the fucU gene encoding fucose isomerase: protein MLKNIPKIVSPQLLKVLCEMGHGDEIVLADGNFPAESMGKGAIVVRADGHGVAELLDAVLALVPLDQYAEQPAALMEAVPGDPCVPVIWDEYKALLDAHGEDSQRIQMLERFAFYERAKKAYAVVATGETAIYANILLKKGVVQ, encoded by the coding sequence ATGCTGAAAAATATTCCGAAAATCGTCAGTCCGCAGCTTTTGAAGGTGCTCTGCGAGATGGGCCATGGCGATGAGATCGTGCTGGCGGACGGCAACTTTCCCGCCGAGAGCATGGGGAAGGGCGCCATTGTCGTGCGCGCGGACGGCCACGGCGTGGCGGAGCTTCTGGACGCAGTTTTGGCGCTGGTGCCGCTGGACCAGTATGCGGAGCAGCCGGCGGCACTGATGGAGGCCGTGCCGGGCGATCCGTGTGTCCCGGTGATCTGGGACGAATACAAGGCATTGTTGGACGCGCATGGGGAAGATTCACAGAGGATTCAGATGCTGGAACGCTTTGCCTTTTATGAGCGCGCCAAAAAAGCCTATGCCGTCGTTGCCACGGGCGAAACCGCCATCTATGCAAATATCCTGCTGAAAAAGGGCGTGGTACAATGA